A genomic segment from Malus domestica chromosome 05, GDT2T_hap1 encodes:
- the LOC103428781 gene encoding uncharacterized protein isoform X1, producing the protein MASQGGSSKRTELTNTSLQDKKKPSDASNGGPSENGARHLPVVENGEVIALLDIAKCLYDAIARMERAAEKGKAIVAAVEGVEKHWGTSGSVFLCSFVQFFGAVLVQLWCNFCCCFLCSFVHKNRLKPKPKPFETALNRTKRFGFISVLASKLHRTAPQKVSISVVVSLETAPNRTAPTPNYKHLRKRTKSTHLIHSKPITDFIWQGSPNHIPSQGRHKHHRAKPMR; encoded by the exons ATGGCTAGTCAAGGCGGTTCTTCGAAGAGAACAGAATTGACGAACACATCGTTGCAGGACAAGAAGAAACCCTCTGATGCTAGTAACGGAGGCCCTTCAGAAAATGGTGCAAG ACATTTGCCTGTTGTGGAGAATGGAGAGGTCATTGCTTTACTTGATATAGCAAAGTGTTTATATGATGCCATTGCTCGAATGGAAAGAGCAGCTGAAAAGGGAAAGGCTATTGTTGCTGCTGTGGAAGGTGTTGAAAAACATTGGGGCACATCTGGTTCTG tttttttgtgcagttttgtgcagttttttggtgcagttttggtgCAGTTGTGGTGTAATTTTTGCTGCTgttttttgtgcagttttgtgcacaaaaaccgtttgaaaccgaaaccgaaaccgtttgaaaccgcactgaaccgaaccaaacggtttggtttcatttcggttttggcttcaaaactgcaccgcaccgcaccgcaaaaagtttcgatttcggttgtggtttcactcgaaaccgcaccaaaccgcaCCGCGCCCACCCCTAATTACAAGCACTTAAGAAAGCGGACAAAATCCACCCATCTAATTCACAGCAAACCCATCACAGATTTCATATGGCAAGGAAGCCCCAATCATATACCCAGCCAAGGGAGACATAAACACCATAGAGCGAAACCAATGAGGTAG
- the LOC103428781 gene encoding uncharacterized protein isoform X2, producing MLVTEALQKMVQGKFRHLPVVENGEVIALLDIAKCLYDAIARMERAAEKGKAIVAAVEGVEKHWGTSGSVFLCSFVQFFGAVLVQLWCNFCCCFLCSFVHKNRLKPKPKPFETALNRTKRFGFISVLASKLHRTAPQKVSISVVVSLETAPNRTAPTPNYKHLRKRTKSTHLIHSKPITDFIWQGSPNHIPSQGRHKHHRAKPMR from the exons ATGCTAGTAACGGAGGCCCTTCAGAAAATGGTGCAAG GGAAATTCAGACATTTGCCTGTTGTGGAGAATGGAGAGGTCATTGCTTTACTTGATATAGCAAAGTGTTTATATGATGCCATTGCTCGAATGGAAAGAGCAGCTGAAAAGGGAAAGGCTATTGTTGCTGCTGTGGAAGGTGTTGAAAAACATTGGGGCACATCTGGTTCTG tttttttgtgcagttttgtgcagttttttggtgcagttttggtgCAGTTGTGGTGTAATTTTTGCTGCTgttttttgtgcagttttgtgcacaaaaaccgtttgaaaccgaaaccgaaaccgtttgaaaccgcactgaaccgaaccaaacggtttggtttcatttcggttttggcttcaaaactgcaccgcaccgcaccgcaaaaagtttcgatttcggttgtggtttcactcgaaaccgcaccaaaccgcaCCGCGCCCACCCCTAATTACAAGCACTTAAGAAAGCGGACAAAATCCACCCATCTAATTCACAGCAAACCCATCACAGATTTCATATGGCAAGGAAGCCCCAATCATATACCCAGCCAAGGGAGACATAAACACCATAGAGCGAAACCAATGAGGTAG
- the LOC103428781 gene encoding CBS domain-containing protein CBSCBSPB1-like isoform X3 codes for MASQGGSSKRTELTNTSLQDKKKPSDASNGGPSENGARHLPVVENGEVIALLDIAKCLYDAIARMERAAEKGKAIVAAVEGVEKHWGTSGSVFWCSFGAVVV; via the exons ATGGCTAGTCAAGGCGGTTCTTCGAAGAGAACAGAATTGACGAACACATCGTTGCAGGACAAGAAGAAACCCTCTGATGCTAGTAACGGAGGCCCTTCAGAAAATGGTGCAAG ACATTTGCCTGTTGTGGAGAATGGAGAGGTCATTGCTTTACTTGATATAGCAAAGTGTTTATATGATGCCATTGCTCGAATGGAAAGAGCAGCTGAAAAGGGAAAGGCTATTGTTGCTGCTGTGGAAGGTGTTGAAAAACATTGGGGCACATCTGGTTCTG ttttttggtgcagttttggtgCAGTTGTGGTGTAA